In Vibrio sp. NTOU-M3, the following proteins share a genomic window:
- a CDS encoding low molecular weight protein-tyrosine-phosphatase: protein MFDKILVVCAGNICRSPIAKEMLSKIMPDKELDSAGLITQKSNLISARASEPMIQLALDANIDLSTHQAKQLTPELCQWAELILVMEESHIYSVADIASTARSKTFLLGQWSTGTISDPYGKGEREYKVAYQAIEQACESWRKRLQ, encoded by the coding sequence ATGTTTGATAAAATCCTCGTCGTGTGTGCTGGCAATATTTGTCGCTCTCCGATCGCTAAAGAAATGCTATCGAAAATCATGCCCGATAAAGAATTGGATTCTGCAGGTTTAATTACGCAAAAAAGTAACTTAATCAGCGCCAGAGCCAGTGAGCCAATGATTCAGTTAGCGCTAGATGCAAATATTGATCTTTCCACACATCAGGCAAAACAGTTAACCCCTGAACTTTGCCAATGGGCGGAGCTGATTTTAGTGATGGAAGAATCTCATATTTATTCGGTAGCAGATATTGCTTCAACTGCACGAAGCAAAACATTTCTGCTAGGACAATGGTCTACAGGTACCATTAGTGATCCGTATGGCAAAGGAGAGCGAGAATACAAAGTGGCTTACCAGGCGATAGAACAAGCCTGTGAGAGCTGGAGAAAGCGCCTACAATAG
- a CDS encoding O-antigen ligase family protein produces the protein MNKVDKACFYALLLLLVWLPIPLGSNRLWAWSLFEIAVSFVFIFFIISSYLANRKFPIERLTRFFWLILPLVTYQIWAFIQLVPIPIDTLSYISPNAYVFYKQFGHSFAPITLDPVATRMNLFKGITFTLFVLCVILFVNTPNRVKNVLLTLLLSGLFQATYGAFEILSGVEQSLIFELQVDRAATGSFIYKNHFANYLVMCLCSGIALIVANLHATSSGSWFVRFQRWISAILSGKMLVRLAMVVVVIALVMSRSRMGNTAFFVASCIGGIVALLFYKQKPRALVALIISVLMIDAIVVGSLFGVSKVQQRIAETSFTQETRDEVVEWSLPIISDFPLTGTGMGSFYSVFPAYSKYNIGFYDHAHNDYLQFAVEAGIPATLLLGFPCLWALWLCVKSMRTRNSRTLKGTALGCFMAILAMLIHISVDFMLQAPANAVTFLTILVLAGCSASMKISRRSEKDYV, from the coding sequence ATGAATAAAGTAGATAAAGCATGTTTTTATGCTTTGCTGTTGCTACTAGTGTGGTTACCAATACCTCTTGGCTCTAATAGATTATGGGCTTGGTCATTATTTGAAATAGCTGTCAGCTTTGTATTTATTTTTTTTATTATCTCAAGTTATTTAGCAAATAGAAAATTTCCTATCGAAAGACTTACTAGATTTTTCTGGTTAATTCTTCCATTAGTCACCTATCAAATATGGGCTTTTATACAGTTAGTACCGATTCCTATTGATACTTTGAGTTACATTTCTCCTAATGCTTATGTATTTTACAAACAATTTGGTCACTCTTTCGCACCAATAACACTTGATCCTGTCGCTACAAGAATGAATCTGTTTAAAGGAATTACATTTACGTTATTTGTGTTGTGTGTGATTTTATTTGTTAATACTCCAAACCGAGTTAAGAATGTGTTGCTAACTTTACTACTTAGCGGATTGTTTCAAGCGACTTATGGTGCTTTTGAAATACTTTCTGGTGTAGAACAAAGCTTAATATTTGAGCTACAAGTTGACAGAGCTGCTACTGGTTCTTTTATATATAAAAACCATTTTGCTAACTATCTAGTTATGTGCTTATGTTCAGGTATCGCACTAATTGTGGCGAACTTACATGCAACTTCCTCTGGCTCTTGGTTCGTTCGCTTTCAGCGTTGGATCAGCGCCATTTTGTCGGGGAAAATGCTGGTTCGCTTGGCAATGGTTGTGGTGGTGATAGCGTTAGTTATGTCTCGATCTCGAATGGGGAATACTGCGTTTTTTGTTGCGTCATGCATAGGTGGAATTGTTGCGTTACTGTTTTATAAGCAGAAACCAAGAGCGTTAGTTGCTCTTATTATTAGTGTTTTGATGATCGATGCGATTGTAGTCGGATCCTTATTTGGTGTGAGTAAAGTTCAGCAGCGTATCGCTGAGACTTCATTTACTCAAGAGACTCGTGATGAAGTTGTAGAGTGGAGTCTCCCGATTATTTCTGATTTTCCATTGACTGGAACAGGGATGGGGAGTTTTTATTCTGTTTTTCCAGCTTATTCAAAATATAATATTGGCTTCTATGACCACGCACATAATGACTACCTGCAGTTTGCTGTTGAAGCGGGTATCCCCGCAACGTTGCTGTTGGGCTTTCCTTGCTTATGGGCATTGTGGTTATGCGTTAAAAGTATGAGAACCCGTAATAGTCGGACACTAAAAGGCACGGCGTTAGGATGTTTTATGGCTATACTAGCGATGCTGATTCATATATCAGTCGACTTCATGCTCCAAGCGCCAGCGAATGCAGTGACATTTCTTACAATCTTAGTTTTGGCTGGCTGCAGTGCTTCAATGAAAATCTCAAGACGTTCAGAGAAAGATTATGTTTGA
- a CDS encoding porin, protein MKCTIEKSLLSNWFLDGKMMKKTYLATVLTLTIVGPVNAYELINTDQAYLDIYGSIKAQAKIMDEKDNRYTFGDSKIGLTSRYGVTDTLALAAGLEAEVNLDADEDKNKDDLYLSQYYAGIYSESLGLLTYGKHSTSSDDLGGVDFSEGFGGLSDLNSVGVKGDTIKYRYNNDLFKASITYGPEAGARKRELAEFYGSYTSADITFVAGIGQSSTNTSSDQTNSLYGHTSLFLDMGDYNLGATYYYNSTEDELISSRSVDKNAFALGGQLAFVENTTLYSGYEFIMQDSETMSQDGNLHNVYTGISYLIVDWTKIFTELGYKEPITGPSEVNFSLGATITF, encoded by the coding sequence ATGAAGTGTACTATCGAAAAAAGCTTACTTTCAAACTGGTTTCTTGATGGAAAAATGATGAAAAAGACTTATTTAGCTACAGTACTAACTCTCACGATTGTAGGACCTGTTAATGCGTACGAGCTTATCAATACAGATCAAGCTTACTTAGATATTTATGGAAGTATAAAAGCCCAAGCTAAGATTATGGATGAAAAAGATAATCGCTACACTTTTGGCGATTCAAAAATAGGTTTAACAAGTCGATATGGTGTAACTGACACGTTAGCGTTAGCTGCTGGTCTTGAAGCAGAAGTAAATTTGGACGCAGATGAAGATAAGAATAAGGACGACTTATATCTATCCCAATACTACGCCGGTATTTACTCAGAATCACTTGGCTTATTAACTTATGGCAAGCACTCAACTTCATCCGACGACCTTGGGGGAGTCGATTTTTCCGAAGGTTTTGGGGGATTATCTGACTTAAATAGTGTAGGTGTCAAAGGAGACACTATCAAGTACCGTTATAATAACGACTTATTTAAAGCAAGTATTACATATGGCCCAGAAGCCGGTGCACGTAAACGTGAATTAGCAGAGTTTTATGGCAGCTACACCTCAGCAGATATAACGTTTGTTGCAGGTATTGGCCAATCTTCGACCAATACATCATCCGATCAAACTAACTCTTTATATGGTCATACATCCCTTTTTCTTGATATGGGTGACTATAATCTTGGTGCTACCTATTACTATAATTCAACTGAAGATGAGTTAATTAGTTCACGTTCTGTAGATAAGAATGCTTTTGCACTAGGAGGACAATTGGCCTTCGTAGAAAATACCACTCTATACTCGGGTTATGAGTTCATCATGCAAGATTCTGAAACTATGTCACAAGATGGAAATCTACACAATGTATACACAGGTATATCCTATTTAATAGTTGATTGGACTAAAATATTTACTGAACTCGGCTATAAAGAACCAATAACTGGGCCTAGCGAAGTTAACTTCTCATTAGGTGCTACGATCACTTTCTAG
- a CDS encoding LuxR C-terminal-related transcriptional regulator, producing MSDKGIKGILFISSLNNQTKAISDVLTSILSLPVETLEPAQFIKTPVHNKRKLLIVDYSALQKDEKSTLTEHVEKLNLVTVIVNSPEKLSFSEIIQWKGIKGVFGKNCDIAQLKNGLMAILSGDNWLPRNVVNKLLDHYEANLKPKQLKKSNVASPSSLTKRERQVLKALSESESNSQLADSLFISEHTVKTHLNNIFKKINVSNKLEALDWSKQHLD from the coding sequence ATGAGTGACAAAGGTATCAAAGGCATCCTATTCATATCTAGTTTGAATAACCAAACTAAAGCAATAAGTGATGTGCTAACATCTATTTTAAGCTTACCCGTAGAAACGTTGGAGCCAGCACAATTTATAAAAACACCAGTACACAATAAACGAAAGTTGTTAATCGTAGACTATTCAGCTCTTCAAAAAGATGAAAAATCAACACTAACTGAACATGTCGAGAAGCTTAACCTTGTAACTGTTATTGTAAACAGCCCTGAAAAGCTGTCTTTCAGTGAGATTATCCAATGGAAAGGGATCAAAGGTGTTTTTGGAAAAAACTGCGATATTGCACAACTTAAAAATGGTCTAATGGCTATACTGAGTGGAGATAACTGGCTACCTCGTAATGTTGTAAATAAACTTCTCGATCATTACGAAGCAAATCTAAAACCGAAACAATTAAAAAAATCGAATGTTGCATCACCGTCTTCATTGACAAAGCGTGAAAGACAGGTTTTGAAAGCTCTTTCAGAGTCAGAGTCCAATTCTCAACTTGCTGATTCTCTTTTCATTAGTGAGCATACTGTAAAAACACATTTAAATAATATATTTAAAAAGATAAATGTCTCCAATAAACTCGAAGCCTTAGATTGGAGTAAACAGCATCTTGATTAA
- a CDS encoding HlyD family type I secretion periplasmic adaptor subunit: MNKKVSENPELEFTHKKYIKIGMVCVILGCLFTYFWLIRAELSSAAIAGGVVGVEGNRATVAHLEGGIVEKVLVSEGDMVKAGEPLIELASVAPKAQLAQLELRYFNNLARKERLESQRKGDAQLIFSERLIEAKKRYGSLASVLETQTLLFTSKQESLSSQLAVLDTRLERLVSSEKSYQKQTVKQRKAYNLLEQELSMHEKLLKEGYSSQLQAIELKRGLALLAGDLAEIEGQLQSVSISKAEVKQQMHAVKQEYYSEIESELQDINQRLDEGMEQLTHAKDIADRVTITSPYSGQVVGLSVFSKGDVVRPGEPLMQIVPDEDRLIIEATIKPQDIDDVSLGQKAMVRLAAYNARTTPLFEGIVVNVAADRILEKERESKNPGFKIKVAIEKDAFVDYPEIKLHPGMPAEVYVLIKQRSPMDYLLEPLEIGLLRAFREAS, from the coding sequence ATGAATAAAAAAGTTAGTGAAAATCCAGAGTTGGAGTTCACCCACAAGAAATATATCAAGATTGGTATGGTGTGTGTGATTCTCGGTTGCTTATTCACGTATTTTTGGTTAATCAGAGCTGAGTTATCTTCTGCTGCTATTGCCGGCGGTGTAGTTGGGGTTGAAGGTAATCGTGCGACTGTCGCTCACTTAGAAGGGGGGATTGTCGAGAAGGTTCTGGTTTCTGAAGGTGATATGGTTAAAGCGGGTGAACCATTAATTGAGTTGGCTTCTGTAGCTCCTAAAGCACAATTGGCACAGCTTGAGTTACGTTACTTCAATAACCTAGCACGAAAAGAACGCCTTGAAAGCCAGCGTAAAGGGGATGCACAGTTAATTTTTAGTGAACGGTTAATTGAAGCCAAGAAACGCTATGGTTCTCTTGCATCGGTTCTGGAAACTCAAACTCTCTTGTTTACTAGTAAGCAAGAAAGCTTGAGCAGTCAATTAGCGGTTCTGGACACTCGATTAGAGCGTCTTGTGAGTAGTGAAAAGTCCTACCAAAAGCAAACTGTGAAGCAACGCAAAGCATACAATTTGTTAGAACAAGAGCTTTCTATGCATGAAAAACTATTGAAAGAAGGCTACAGTTCTCAATTGCAAGCGATTGAACTCAAAAGAGGTCTAGCGTTATTAGCTGGTGACCTCGCCGAAATTGAAGGTCAATTGCAGAGTGTTTCTATTTCAAAAGCAGAAGTGAAACAACAAATGCATGCGGTGAAACAAGAGTACTACAGTGAAATTGAAAGTGAGTTGCAGGATATAAATCAACGCCTAGATGAAGGTATGGAGCAGCTGACACATGCTAAAGATATCGCTGATCGTGTAACGATAACTAGCCCATATTCTGGGCAGGTCGTCGGGCTATCCGTCTTTAGTAAAGGCGATGTCGTTCGCCCTGGTGAGCCACTAATGCAAATTGTTCCTGATGAAGACCGTTTGATTATCGAAGCGACAATTAAACCTCAAGATATTGATGATGTGTCATTAGGACAGAAAGCGATGGTTAGATTGGCTGCTTACAATGCGAGAACCACACCATTATTCGAAGGTATTGTTGTTAATGTTGCTGCTGACCGTATTTTGGAAAAAGAAAGAGAATCTAAAAACCCTGGTTTTAAGATTAAAGTTGCTATTGAAAAGGATGCATTTGTTGACTATCCGGAAATCAAATTGCATCCCGGTATGCCGGCAGAAGTATATGTTTTAATCAAGCAACGTTCTCCTATGGATTATCTATTAGAACCACTAGAAATAGGGTTACTAAGAGCATTTAGAGAAGCTTCATAA
- a CDS encoding type I secretion system permease/ATPase — protein sequence MFTIDSFRKNKKSVFFYIGLFSVVINLLMLVLPVYSLQLFSRVLSSRSVETLLFLAGLALILLIFQSTLDYVRNRLLHSVGNMFEKLCSRFIVEQSLLKSSSSVGEARRLSQDIREARGYVSANFNAILFDLPWTPIFVLVIFTFHPVLGWFAVGAILTLVILAFTNLMLTDKAHKKMSDASFNNNTSLYKLLPYGQTISNFNVSKPLSYEWEEQNLALIAQQDRTHVVTATIQATIKYIRMTMQIGVLGVGAWLVITNQAESGVLIASSILLGRALSPIDQGMNQWPNWRKTREAFKRIEELYEKAEEDKRIEVPLEQYPLTVEAASIRDKFDRYILKGLQFELKSGHTMAIIGASGSGKSALLNAIKDPTRLSQGKIRVNGMSLLEMPNEQQASLIGYLPQNIQFFETTIFNNICCYDDADDVEERVFAAAKLAGIHDWICQLPNAYQTVYGQNGFGLSGGQQQQLALARAVYKLPKILLLDEPDSNLDPHAEQQLLFVLKKLKQLGTSIVLVSHRNKLLEAVDWVVVMEKGQVRDAGKRDDVLQRLTSNKVANIRG from the coding sequence ATGTTTACCATCGATTCTTTTAGAAAGAATAAGAAAAGCGTATTTTTTTATATAGGGCTTTTCTCTGTAGTCATTAATTTATTGATGCTCGTCCTTCCTGTATATAGTTTACAGCTATTTAGCCGAGTATTGTCTTCTAGAAGTGTCGAAACACTTCTTTTTCTAGCAGGTCTTGCGTTAATCCTCTTGATTTTCCAGTCAACACTGGACTACGTGCGGAATAGACTACTGCATTCTGTAGGAAATATGTTCGAGAAGTTATGTTCACGTTTTATCGTTGAGCAGTCACTTCTAAAGTCTTCATCTAGTGTTGGAGAAGCAAGACGCTTATCTCAAGATATTCGCGAAGCTCGTGGTTACGTATCGGCAAATTTTAATGCAATCTTGTTCGATTTACCTTGGACACCCATATTCGTATTAGTGATATTTACTTTTCACCCTGTGCTTGGCTGGTTTGCGGTAGGTGCTATTTTAACGTTGGTAATTCTCGCATTTACTAACTTAATGCTCACAGACAAAGCACATAAAAAAATGAGTGATGCGTCTTTTAACAACAATACCAGCCTTTATAAGTTACTTCCTTATGGGCAGACAATTAGTAATTTTAATGTCTCTAAACCACTGTCTTATGAATGGGAAGAGCAGAATTTAGCTCTTATCGCACAACAAGATCGTACTCATGTTGTTACCGCTACAATTCAAGCGACGATTAAGTACATTCGTATGACAATGCAGATTGGTGTGTTGGGTGTTGGTGCTTGGTTGGTTATTACAAATCAAGCTGAATCAGGTGTTTTGATCGCATCGTCTATCTTGCTTGGTCGAGCACTTTCGCCAATCGATCAAGGTATGAACCAGTGGCCAAACTGGCGTAAAACCCGCGAAGCATTCAAACGTATTGAAGAACTCTATGAAAAGGCAGAGGAAGATAAGCGGATTGAAGTACCACTAGAGCAGTACCCGTTAACCGTTGAAGCTGCTTCGATCAGAGATAAGTTTGACCGTTATATTCTTAAAGGGCTTCAGTTTGAACTGAAATCCGGGCATACAATGGCGATTATCGGTGCTAGTGGCTCAGGAAAATCTGCCTTGCTCAACGCTATCAAAGATCCAACGAGACTATCGCAAGGCAAAATCCGAGTAAATGGCATGTCATTACTTGAAATGCCTAATGAGCAGCAAGCGTCCCTTATCGGTTACTTACCTCAGAATATTCAGTTCTTTGAAACCACGATTTTTAACAATATTTGTTGTTATGACGATGCGGACGATGTAGAAGAGCGAGTTTTTGCCGCAGCTAAATTAGCAGGTATTCATGATTGGATTTGCCAACTTCCAAATGCCTATCAAACGGTATACGGACAAAATGGGTTTGGGTTATCAGGAGGGCAACAGCAACAACTTGCTCTTGCTCGTGCGGTATATAAATTACCTAAAATCTTGTTATTAGATGAACCTGACTCTAATTTAGACCCACATGCTGAACAGCAGTTATTGTTTGTCCTCAAAAAATTGAAACAACTTGGTACTTCTATCGTATTAGTGAGCCACAGAAATAAGCTTCTTGAAGCAGTTGATTGGGTTGTCGTTATGGAGAAAGGACAAGTTAGAGACGCAGGCAAACGAGATGACGTACTTCAACGTCTTACTTCGAACAAAGTCGCGAATATTCGTGGGTAA
- a CDS encoding glycosyltransferase translates to MKSNPLISIILPVYNVEEYLDECLESILKQTYDNYELLAIDDGSTDNSLKLLESYDDKFSGRLRVISKENGGLSSARNTGLENALGEYVYFLDSDDWILADTLEICIREFSSSDIDLLVFNATAFCDEMPEELLEKYNYTRSLPKSSYKGTDLFSDSVLSGTYVVQSCCYMYKFKHHKDLRFIPGILHEDNYFTTCLFLESEHSRVLTERFFQRRIRANSITTSTVSMKHADGYYFSVDALLGRVSLEKAETKGLNVFYNQLLRKAVSIEEKVLDSRLSLPRKLELAKKYRNIFEFKSYLRLISSRIYETALKLKSK, encoded by the coding sequence ATGAAATCAAATCCATTAATTAGTATTATTCTACCTGTATATAACGTTGAAGAGTATTTAGATGAGTGCTTAGAATCCATTTTGAAGCAGACATATGATAATTATGAATTGCTCGCTATTGATGATGGTTCTACAGATAACTCTTTAAAGTTACTGGAAAGTTACGATGATAAATTTAGTGGTCGTTTGAGAGTTATTTCTAAGGAAAATGGGGGATTATCCTCCGCTAGAAATACTGGATTAGAAAATGCGTTAGGTGAATATGTTTATTTTTTAGATAGTGATGACTGGATTCTTGCCGATACTCTTGAGATTTGTATCAGAGAATTTTCTTCATCTGATATTGACTTGTTGGTGTTTAATGCTACTGCATTTTGCGATGAGATGCCTGAAGAATTATTAGAAAAGTACAATTATACTAGAAGCTTACCTAAGTCGAGCTATAAGGGTACTGATTTATTTTCTGACTCTGTATTATCGGGAACATATGTCGTCCAATCTTGTTGCTATATGTACAAGTTTAAGCATCATAAGGACTTAAGGTTTATTCCTGGGATTTTGCATGAGGACAACTACTTTACTACATGTTTGTTTTTAGAAAGTGAACACTCTAGAGTTTTGACTGAACGCTTCTTTCAGAGACGAATTAGAGCTAATTCAATAACGACTAGTACTGTCTCTATGAAACATGCAGATGGCTACTATTTTTCAGTTGATGCTTTATTGGGACGTGTGTCTCTCGAAAAAGCTGAAACTAAAGGTCTAAATGTATTTTATAATCAATTGCTTAGAAAGGCTGTGTCAATAGAGGAAAAAGTATTGGACTCAAGGTTGAGCCTACCAAGAAAACTTGAGTTAGCGAAGAAATATCGCAATATTTTTGAGTTCAAGTCCTACCTAAGGTTAATTAGCTCTCGCATATATGAGACTGCACTTAAACTAAAGAGCAAATAA
- a CDS encoding lipopolysaccharide biosynthesis protein: MKKAGRVATLSFFTSLIRVLGGPVTILMVSSLLTVEELGFYYTFFSFISMAQLFEIGVGFVLKQYYSHDCNRDIDNVLTPESKLACNKLFKFSLQWYLLLGLAYILILLPFGYYYFSDYTGVVDWKEPYILLIFATSFRIFINVLDSYLDGMQHQILLNKARLWSSLSMSICIWLTIYMDFGLYSLGISQFVNIIIFIVIVIASRKAFLNDVELTLTGYNFKEEFLRIFPLLGKTSVVWFFGYFFWNGFTLLSFKIYGAEFAGKIGLSIALARGGYDVANSFTNNQRTMIANYLAREQITDAYRIFNKYFSISIIVLLLGYFSFVCIKFIFPSFYLFEKTLSNVDLISIFMFYVLVLIMTSLNNFVRSFKIEPFICLSIFNAIFVPVSFYIASEISVPSIFTLSILVMLPSVGYSILYFYRKKKIAHQGLI; this comes from the coding sequence ATGAAAAAGGCAGGTAGAGTCGCAACACTCTCATTTTTCACGTCGTTAATAAGGGTTTTAGGTGGACCAGTTACAATTCTTATGGTGAGCTCTTTGCTCACCGTTGAAGAATTAGGTTTTTACTATACATTTTTTAGTTTTATTTCGATGGCCCAGTTGTTTGAGATTGGTGTCGGGTTCGTATTAAAACAATACTATAGCCATGATTGTAACCGGGATATTGATAATGTATTGACTCCTGAATCAAAACTTGCGTGCAATAAACTCTTTAAGTTTTCTTTGCAATGGTATTTATTGCTAGGGTTAGCTTACATCTTAATCCTATTGCCATTTGGTTATTACTATTTTTCAGACTACACTGGTGTGGTTGATTGGAAAGAACCATACATATTATTGATCTTTGCTACATCTTTTCGTATTTTTATTAATGTATTAGATAGTTACTTAGATGGAATGCAGCACCAAATTTTGTTGAATAAAGCAAGATTGTGGTCATCTTTAAGCATGTCTATATGTATTTGGTTAACTATATATATGGATTTTGGTTTATACTCTTTAGGTATTAGTCAATTTGTCAATATTATTATTTTCATCGTCATTGTAATTGCTTCTAGAAAAGCATTTCTAAATGATGTCGAACTTACATTGACAGGTTATAACTTCAAAGAAGAATTTTTACGTATATTCCCTTTGTTAGGGAAAACTAGCGTTGTGTGGTTTTTTGGTTACTTTTTTTGGAATGGCTTTACGTTATTAAGTTTTAAAATATATGGAGCAGAGTTTGCAGGTAAAATTGGATTATCTATAGCATTGGCCAGAGGTGGATATGATGTAGCTAATTCATTTACAAACAATCAAAGAACAATGATTGCAAACTATTTAGCACGTGAACAAATTACAGATGCATATCGCATTTTTAATAAATATTTTTCGATTTCTATTATTGTTTTACTGTTAGGATATTTTTCTTTTGTTTGTATAAAATTTATTTTTCCATCATTCTATTTATTTGAAAAAACTTTATCAAATGTTGATTTAATATCAATATTTATGTTTTATGTGTTGGTTCTGATTATGACTTCACTAAATAATTTTGTTAGATCATTTAAAATAGAACCATTTATTTGTCTTTCGATATTTAACGCAATATTTGTTCCTGTTTCATTTTATATTGCGTCTGAAATATCAGTCCCTTCGATTTTTACCTTATCGATACTAGTTATGCTGCCATCGGTGGGGTATTCAATTCTATATTTTTATAGAAAGAAGAAGATTGCACATCAAGGCTTAATATGA
- a CDS encoding polysaccharide pyruvyl transferase family protein: protein MLDKYKLDWNNKLEALKAMHKDIAVLCKDKTVAYLDIPLHFNVGDQLIYAGTEAFFLEHNINVKYRAFDENVDLKKVEVCDIILFHGGGNFGDIYPQHQRLRENVITKFPNKRIVILPQTIHFSNDNEKSKSSGVFNSHPDLHIFVRDTRSLEIAKEFTQNACLMPDMAHSLHPLVDVTEVESLTPSSLKILNLRRVDVEKVDVKLNLNKPSFDWVNILTPWDYIHHKVIVWLQKYKFTHSRLNNSWKIHSDSLVFRSVNYFSSFNTVYTDRLHGFILSYLLGKNIKLMDNSYGKNMGYYNQWIKEDSLIELMGNDK from the coding sequence ATGTTAGATAAATATAAGTTAGATTGGAATAATAAATTAGAAGCTTTAAAAGCAATGCATAAAGATATTGCTGTATTGTGTAAAGATAAAACAGTTGCATATTTAGATATCCCTCTTCATTTTAATGTTGGTGATCAATTGATTTATGCAGGAACAGAAGCATTTTTTCTAGAACATAACATAAATGTTAAATATCGTGCGTTTGATGAAAATGTTGATTTAAAAAAAGTCGAAGTGTGCGATATTATCTTATTTCATGGTGGTGGTAATTTTGGTGATATTTATCCTCAGCATCAAAGATTACGTGAAAATGTAATTACCAAATTTCCTAACAAAAGAATAGTTATCCTGCCACAAACTATTCACTTTTCTAATGATAATGAAAAATCCAAGAGTTCTGGTGTGTTCAACTCTCATCCAGATCTTCATATTTTTGTTCGTGATACTAGAAGCTTGGAAATTGCTAAAGAATTTACCCAAAATGCATGTTTAATGCCAGACATGGCTCATAGTCTACATCCACTAGTTGATGTTACTGAAGTAGAATCGTTGACTCCAAGTTCATTAAAAATATTAAACCTAAGAAGAGTAGATGTTGAAAAAGTAGATGTAAAGTTGAATCTAAACAAACCATCATTTGATTGGGTAAATATATTAACACCGTGGGATTACATACATCACAAGGTTATAGTTTGGCTACAAAAATATAAATTTACACATAGTAGACTAAATAACTCATGGAAAATACATTCAGATAGCCTTGTCTTTAGATCTGTAAACTATTTTTCTTCTTTTAACACTGTATATACAGATAGACTTCATGGCTTTATTTTGTCTTATCTTCTTGGTAAGAATATTAAGTTAATGGATAACTCGTACGGGAAAAATATGGGATATTATAATCAATGGATAAAAGAAGATAGCTTGATTGAGTTAATGGGCAATGATAAATGA